The segment CCACTCTATGCCCATGGAAAGGGATTCGAATATTACCTGTGATGCAGGGAAATCAACACCTGCTGCAAGTGCTGCTGTGGTGACAACCACCGGCAGGTCTCCTTTCTCAAAACGTCTCTCCACCTTCTTCCTTTCCTGCATGGACAGGCCTGCATGGTAAGGGGCAGAGGATATGGGAAGTGCCTGGGCTATGCGGTGGCAGTTCCTTCTTGAATTTGTGAAAATAATGGTCTGGCCCTTGTGGCCTTTGGATGAGGTCTTGCTATACTCGTCCCGCACAAGCTTTGACATAAGTCTTATCTTGTTGCTCTCCGGGCAGAACAGCAGGTGACGTTCAATAGGCACCGGTCTGTACTCGTATTCCACGAGGTCTGCACCAAGCTTATTCGCAAGAAGCTGTGGTTCAGCCACAGTCGCTGAGAGATAGATGAACTGTGCTCCAGATGCCACATATTTCAGTCTTCCGATAAGTCCGTCCACCCTGTGGCCACGCTCGGAATCTTCTATCATGTGAACCTCATCGATAACAACAGAGCCAATCTGTCCTAAAAGATCTGAATCCTGTGACCTCAGTATGTAGTCAAGACCTTCGTATGTGGCCACAATTATGTCAGAATCGAGTGTTCTTCGCATAGATTTCGTCTTTGAGGTCCTGATCCTGGAGCTTCCCACCCTTATGGAGGTCTTGATCCCAAGTTCGGAATAGCGCTTGTTGAACTGGTCATATTTCTGGTTCGCCAGCGCTACAAGCGGTACAAGGTACAGCATCTTTCCCTGCCCACGCAGGATGTTCTCAATACCTGCGATCTCTCCGATCAACGTTTTTCCGGTAGCCGTCACAGACGTTACGAGCTGGTTCCTGCGCTTTAGCAAACCTTTTTCCACTGAGAGCGATTGCACTGGCAGGAGGGTATCGGATTTCTTAAGCAGGATCTTCTTGAGCTTCTTTGAGAGGGGTATGTCCTTGATCTTTATCTGCCTGATCTGGGGCTGGGCCTCGATGGTATCAAAACGGGTGTATTCAAGGTCAAGATCCTCAGGGCTTAACATGCCTATCGTGCGGTCAAGGTCACGAGTGTTGAGCATTATCAGCTGGATACGTTCTGCTGCTTCATCCCCGAAATAGCTATGTGCATTTCGAAGTGCACGGTCCAGTTCTTCTTTTGCACATTCCTCGCAGATCAGCTCATGGTGGTACTTGATAGACTTCTTATTGATAAAATTAAATCTGCTCTTAAGGACGCAGAACCTGCATACGTGTACATGTTCCCAGTCTAGATGAAATCCTGATAGTAGCTCCTTTATGTCTTCTTCTCTTTTTTTATCGCTTTCGATGTCTATGAGGATGCGTTCTGACATCCGTAGCAGGTCTATGAACTCTTCAGGTGGCCTGAGCTCATCCTTCTCGTCCCTGAATACGCGAAACTTGTGTGGTCGGGCTCCTGCGGCTGTTTTCCGCAATATGACCTCTCCTGTAAATTGAGGAAGGCGTTTCCTGTCCTTGATGACCATTACAATGACCTTTGCCTTCTCGGCTTTGAGAAATGTCCACAGAGTCATTTTCGCGTTTCAAAGTGATGTACTTGTATATAAATCATGTTTATTCGTAAATATCAGAATGAGGATGGTTTGTGTGTTCACATGTGTTCATATCCTTTATATGCATGTCCATACCTACAGTTACTTGAGTAGAAATAGCTAATAGTATGCTCTCGGTGGAGGCAAATAACATGGCAAGTCAGCTTTCTGTAGGTACGGAGGTAATCGTTACCCCAAGGATGTCGCAGCGTAAGAGGGCGGCAGAACAGGACCAGTCTCTTGTAGAAGAGACTCCCGTTGAGAGAAAGCTTGAGCTTCGTGCTATTCCTGATGATAATGAAGCATTCACCGAAACTACTGTTTTTACAGAGAATGAAACATTCACTGAAGCTGTCGATTTCGCAGAGCCTGTGGCATCTGCCGGGTTCTCAGGATCTGCTGAAGTGATTGAGACCAGAAATGAGATCATAACCTCAGGTTCAACCGGGGTCTGTGAAGCTCCTCAAAATCTCTCAGGTGGACCGGTTGTCGTACCTACTGGGATCTACGTTTTGGACAGGACCCTTGGAGGTGGCCTGCCCTTAAGTTCCATGGTCTACTTCTCTGCAGACCCAAGGTCCATGTCTGAGATATTCTTCTATGAGTTCACTCAGTCCCGTAAAACATATTATTTTACTACATCCCGCAGGCCAAAATATCTGCGCCAGGACATCATGAACATGAACCTGGACCCTTCAAACGTCATATTCGTGGACATATACAGTGAATATTACTTCACTTCCATGGGTGACATGGTAGATAATCTGGGTAACGGACATGTTGATTCCAAGATTATAGAATTTACTGAATACAACCTGAGGACCATATTGAGCGAAGCACAGGATGAAGAGATCAATATAATTTTTGATAACTTCTCTTTCTTCATGAACCTCAATGTGAACCGCGGACTTCTCAAGCGCCTTACCAATCTGCTTTATGAAACTACCAAAGAGACCAACAGCATTACCTATCTTTATGCTTTGAAAGGCAGTCATGATGAGCAGGCTGAGAATGACATCCTCAATTCATCGGATGTTATCTTCGATGTGGATGTTGAAAGGCATCCTGACAAGCTCATGAACAAGCTTTCAATACCCAAGATAAGAGGAATGTCTCCAAAGACGGATGTCATAAAGTTTAACGTTTCAGAAGGCATCAACATCGATACTTCAAAGGATATTGCATGATCAGGTGTGCTTCAGGCACAGTTTCATGACATCTCCTTTGCTATCTTCCTTTTTCTTTATGCTTTTTTGAAATATCTCTCTGATATTTCTATCTAGAAATCGCTCAGAAATCTCCCTCTGTCTTAGAGGCGTGCTCCCTGAGTAGCGTTCATGCATTCACACTCACGTGTTTCAGGAAGAGAATCGATGATCTCCACAAGTATATCCATAAGAAGATCTTTTTTCGTACCAAGTTCATCCACGACCTCATCGGCTGTGATCTTGTTATCCGTCAGTCCGCAGGCCTGGTTCGTTATTGTGCAGATGGATGCGTAACACAGCTCCAGTTCCCTTGCAAGCACAACTTCCGGCAGTCCTGTCATACCCACAATATCCCCGATCATGCTCATCATCTTTATCTCTGCACGTGTTTCAAAGCGTGGTCCTTCGGTACAAACATAAGTTCCCCTGGTATACTGGAGTCCTTTCTTTTCAAGTGTGTCCATAATGCATTTGCTGATCTGCGGACAATAAGGTTCTGTCATATCTACATGGACTGTGCTCCTGTCATAGAATGTGGATACGCGGGTCTTTGTGAGATCGACAAAATCATCAGGAACTACAAAACTGCCAATACCGTGTCCTTTCATGGTTCCGACAGAATTGGTTGCTATTATCTTTTTTATACCAAGTTCCTTTATGGCCCATAAGTTAGCACGGTAATTGATCATATGGGGAGGAACATGTTCAGCAGCTCCGGAGTGCCTGGGAACAATGGCTATGGTCTTCCCACTTAGTTCGACAACATATACTCCAACATCCCCGTATGGTGTATTGATGATCTTTGCTGATCCTTCTAAATAAGAAGCAAATCCTACACCACCAAGTATTGCTGCATCTATTTTCATGGGTGGTAATAGGACCGTTTACTTTTTAGCTTTATCCTTGCCTTTTTTTGGAAGTTTTTCGGATGATGTTCCGGTCATTGAGATCTTGATCCCCAGAAGGGCGATCATTATAGCACCTACTACCGAGTAAACGAAGTACTGCAGGCTCAGCTCAGAATTCAATGTTTCACCTGCAAGGGCACTGACAGAAAGTATGTAGCTGCTTGCACCCCAGAAAAGCAGTCCGATAGCTATTATGAACAGGGCAGGTGAAATCTCCTTTATTGTAAAGCTCTTGCTCAGTTTCTGGTCGACCATCTTGCCAAGGTCTGCAAAAAGAATGGCTACAACGTACCACCAGATGGTTACGTTAATGTATATGGTAATGAGCGTGATTATGCCATAGTACCAGCTGCCGCCTGTGATATAGTATTGCCACAACGTTACTGCCCCTATCATG is part of the Methanococcoides methylutens MM1 genome and harbors:
- a CDS encoding DUF5814 domain-containing protein; the protein is MTLWTFLKAEKAKVIVMVIKDRKRLPQFTGEVILRKTAAGARPHKFRVFRDEKDELRPPEEFIDLLRMSERILIDIESDKKREEDIKELLSGFHLDWEHVHVCRFCVLKSRFNFINKKSIKYHHELICEECAKEELDRALRNAHSYFGDEAAERIQLIMLNTRDLDRTIGMLSPEDLDLEYTRFDTIEAQPQIRQIKIKDIPLSKKLKKILLKKSDTLLPVQSLSVEKGLLKRRNQLVTSVTATGKTLIGEIAGIENILRGQGKMLYLVPLVALANQKYDQFNKRYSELGIKTSIRVGSSRIRTSKTKSMRRTLDSDIIVATYEGLDYILRSQDSDLLGQIGSVVIDEVHMIEDSERGHRVDGLIGRLKYVASGAQFIYLSATVAEPQLLANKLGADLVEYEYRPVPIERHLLFCPESNKIRLMSKLVRDEYSKTSSKGHKGQTIIFTNSRRNCHRIAQALPISSAPYHAGLSMQERKKVERRFEKGDLPVVVTTAALAAGVDFPASQVIFESLSMGIEWLTMQEFLQMLGRAGRPDFHDRGIVVVLATPQKSYTSEQTGTEEEIAIKLLNGEMEHTEVEYGEEEQMEEILATAAVTASRSDLEAIHRNMLGTYSLKELVARLQKKKFLNIKGDNIGLTKFGGIAAGHFLSVSKAFLIRDAVLSERRPVEIITNLEFFEAVYFKYAAQISTALKINMPSRVFQGASMDIVLEGENLSKLEMKMQDQILNFATDFLTCGCKESPYCGCPERLFSEKIISLRVDGYDPIQIVRYLEDKYGITAYPGDLLGYLDDAIRNLDAVEKIARAYSKKDLAHSAKHLKKLIVG
- a CDS encoding ATPase domain-containing protein → MASQLSVGTEVIVTPRMSQRKRAAEQDQSLVEETPVERKLELRAIPDDNEAFTETTVFTENETFTEAVDFAEPVASAGFSGSAEVIETRNEIITSGSTGVCEAPQNLSGGPVVVPTGIYVLDRTLGGGLPLSSMVYFSADPRSMSEIFFYEFTQSRKTYYFTTSRRPKYLRQDIMNMNLDPSNVIFVDIYSEYYFTSMGDMVDNLGNGHVDSKIIEFTEYNLRTILSEAQDEEINIIFDNFSFFMNLNVNRGLLKRLTNLLYETTKETNSITYLYALKGSHDEQAENDILNSSDVIFDVDVERHPDKLMNKLSIPKIRGMSPKTDVIKFNVSEGINIDTSKDIA
- a CDS encoding MTAP family purine nucleoside phosphorylase codes for the protein MKIDAAILGGVGFASYLEGSAKIINTPYGDVGVYVVELSGKTIAIVPRHSGAAEHVPPHMINYRANLWAIKELGIKKIIATNSVGTMKGHGIGSFVVPDDFVDLTKTRVSTFYDRSTVHVDMTEPYCPQISKCIMDTLEKKGLQYTRGTYVCTEGPRFETRAEIKMMSMIGDIVGMTGLPEVVLARELELCYASICTITNQACGLTDNKITADEVVDELGTKKDLLMDILVEIIDSLPETRECECMNATQGARL